In Dyadobacter sp. NIV53, a single window of DNA contains:
- a CDS encoding RagB/SusD family nutrient uptake outer membrane protein, whose protein sequence is MKRNLIFTYALMLGIVFGCNDDALDKLNPNGVTVDGFYKNGSELSSGVTSVYSMLKANNLVAREWFFTHDLRSDDVAAGGGQLETPRNQLLLGTHDTGNSVMGTVWLAYYRLIHRANSVVDNSTKVTDLSDTDKNRLLAEARFLRAYAYYELASMWGGVPLYKNYVLTVDGSLPRSPQAEVFDYAIAELTAIQADLPATYDAANQGRATKGAAQMLLARVYLQKGDYPNAKTELLKVYSSGTYALVDNYNDNFLEETEFNKESIFEVNFFPSGGVYNWDGDGNGATAGTETVRTQEYSAIGWRNVIPSNALLSDFEKTTKGDTKTDPRYDFSFYFTGEKYNNGANTLTDGQQNGNSSVVDGVTQKVSWQKYSLMYKMNESFLTGGINQRIMRFAETILSLAEVENEAGNITEAVKYLNMIRARKSVSMPAYPTARFPVTTKDQVFAAIMHERRVEHSGEQIRNRDILRWRKLGKLKAEPLSYFQANKHELLPIPQQEVDNNSKIEPADQNPGY, encoded by the coding sequence ATGAAAAGGAACCTGATATTCACATACGCTCTGATGCTGGGGATTGTGTTCGGCTGCAATGATGATGCGCTGGACAAACTCAACCCAAACGGAGTAACAGTAGACGGATTTTACAAAAACGGATCGGAGCTTTCCAGTGGTGTAACTAGTGTATATTCCATGCTAAAAGCCAATAACCTGGTTGCAAGGGAATGGTTTTTTACCCACGACCTGCGTAGCGATGACGTCGCAGCGGGAGGCGGACAACTTGAAACTCCCCGGAACCAGCTCTTGTTAGGAACACATGATACCGGAAACTCAGTAATGGGGACAGTATGGCTGGCTTATTACCGCCTGATCCACAGAGCCAATTCAGTTGTTGACAACTCCACCAAAGTAACGGATCTGTCTGATACAGATAAAAACAGGTTATTGGCAGAAGCACGTTTTTTGAGAGCTTACGCTTATTACGAACTCGCCAGTATGTGGGGCGGGGTGCCTTTATACAAAAATTACGTTTTAACAGTTGACGGCAGTTTGCCCAGGTCCCCGCAGGCAGAAGTATTTGATTATGCTATTGCCGAACTTACAGCAATTCAGGCCGATCTGCCTGCAACTTATGATGCTGCCAATCAGGGAAGAGCAACCAAAGGCGCTGCCCAGATGCTGCTGGCACGTGTTTATCTTCAAAAAGGTGATTATCCCAATGCAAAAACTGAACTGCTGAAAGTGTACAGTTCCGGTACTTACGCGCTGGTTGATAATTACAACGATAACTTTTTAGAAGAAACGGAATTCAACAAGGAATCAATCTTTGAGGTTAACTTCTTCCCATCAGGTGGCGTTTACAATTGGGATGGAGATGGAAACGGAGCAACTGCGGGTACTGAAACGGTTAGAACCCAGGAATATTCTGCAATCGGATGGCGAAATGTAATTCCTTCCAACGCTTTGTTATCAGATTTTGAAAAAACGACTAAAGGCGATACGAAAACGGATCCGCGTTATGACTTTTCATTTTATTTCACCGGGGAGAAATACAACAACGGAGCTAATACACTGACCGACGGCCAGCAAAATGGTAATTCATCGGTAGTGGATGGGGTGACGCAAAAGGTGAGCTGGCAGAAATATTCTCTGATGTATAAAATGAATGAATCCTTTCTGACCGGTGGTATCAATCAGCGTATTATGCGTTTTGCTGAAACGATCCTTTCTCTTGCGGAAGTCGAAAACGAAGCAGGAAACATTACAGAAGCAGTAAAATACCTGAACATGATACGCGCGCGTAAAAGTGTGAGCATGCCTGCTTATCCAACGGCAAGATTTCCGGTAACCACAAAAGACCAGGTTTTCGCAGCCATTATGCACGAAAGGCGGGTTGAACACAGCGGAGAGCAAATCCGTAACAGGGATATTTTAAGATGGAGAAAACTTGGAAAACTAAAAGCAGAGCCACTGAGTTATTTTCAGGCCAATAAACATGAGTTATTACCAATTCCGCAACAGGAAGTTGATAACAATTCTAAAATTGAACCAGCAGACCAAAATCCCGGATATTAA